tgttttttttgtcacatttggtATTGTTTaattatgttgttgttatttttgttaaatgttttgtctaATTGTgcttatattatattattgtcatTGAAGACTCccttaaaaataaagaatttccAAAAGGAATCATCTCAGCGGTTTATATGAACTCTGTCAGGCAAaagcaaagagaggaagaggagaggaggaaggattCACAGAGTTCaaaggaaagagggaggaatGAGGCGTCCAGGAAGGAACAGAGATGAGACGTACTGGACTAAACAGCACATTATTCagaacatgtaaacataataCAGGCAGATGTGAATAATCTCAGTTACACTGTCAGAAATAATCTGATTCAAAACCTcagagagataaaaaagaaatgagtgATGAGAGTGagatataaaacaataaatactaCAGTCTGATCTACACTCCACACCAGCTGGTGGCGGTAAATACGTCTTTTGCCAACCGCCAACAAACCtcaaagaaggagaagaagaagaagaagcaggaggaagagaagaagaagaagaagcagcgtTTCACAACCGGCTGTGTGACGGTCACCTGGCGGAGCAGCTGACAGGTAAATGAAACGTTTACTGTTTATTTCTGCCTGAACATGAAGAGACGTGATGAATGTTGTCAGCTGGTGAAGTTACTGCAGCTCCAGTCTGAGCTAAACAGCAGCAGACGGAACATTTCTTCATCCTGAAGGTGAAAAGACTCTTTAAGGACTCTGtgagcaacagcaacagctttATCAATATTACTAATCGATACTTCACTGTGTTTATGATCTACGTTAACATGTAAACGCTCAGCAGGAAGCTTCACCTCTAACGTCTCTTATGAATGAACCGcagtgcagctgcagcacatgtTGGCGCTTCATATCCATAAAAGTCTGAAAGTGTCTCATAATCGAtcataaactgtaaacaatAATGGAGCCACTCTGACGTCACCCggtggtttgtggactcctgttttgaagtcTGGATGTTTGAACAGATCCGGATCCAGGACCAGCATCAGACTGTGAAGCCAGTTTGACATActggccaaaccgtgtaattacaacgtcacgtgatgctaCTCGGCCCCAAAAGACTTTTTCCTTTAGTCTTACATTGTAAATCAGCGAATAAttttttttgagcgtcacaacccgcgaaatgactcgtctcactatcagaattaagACAGttcggtctgatcacatttcaaaagtctagaagagctgcatgattgaaTTGATTTATCCCCGTTCAAGTTAaccggagggctaaaccggaagtagccgactcggctCTTGTCGTCACTAGTCtctagtgcgcatgctctatgggccgcacaatgtGGAAGATCTGGGTACTTTCATACCcggaagtctttttttttttttttgcttcatgcgccactgagcaactttcataggaatgaacggggccccgcctccgacgccgtatccagttctctttatacatccgtgGTTTAAACAGATCCAGAAACAGGAACTGCACCGCGATTTGAAGCCAGTTTGACATAGTGGCAAAACTGTGTAATaacaacgtcacgtgatgctactcggcccaaaaagactttttcctaCAGACTCACATTATTGAacagatgtctgtaaatcagcagattattaatttttttagcGTCACAACCTAAAATGACTCGTCTCCctgtcagaatttgatccattcggtctgatcacatttcgaaagtctagaagagccgcatgattgaatcattttatccccattcaggttagctggagggctaaaccggaagttagcCGTCTGAGCCGCAGAAGTCACGCCCATAGAGCgtgtgcagtatgttttcatccggGTAATTTCTTTACCGCGGGAAGTTGcgtttttggcttcatgcaccactgaacAACTCTCATAGGAGTGAACGAGGCCCCGCCTCTAACGCCGTacccagttctctttatacatccatgttttgaagccttgagtttgcattttgaccgtcgccatcttggatttttgtagccaaaagtgaccatatttggacgagagtgTGGcgctgaccctaacgctagctgctagcccGGTTAGCACtctgcatttacagtctataatAAACTGCTAATTTTCACTGccaaaaaacaggcttaaaactatttaaacaaaatgtgcttacaggaaaaactgaacatccaactccTTAAAGGGTCTTTTAGTTCAACCAAAAACTGAACAAGCGTGGTACAAAGTGGTTTTATGAGACTGGATGGGCTggagctagctggttagcatgctaacttcagtagatatctctgtAACACAATACATAGACGTCTTTGACATAATGTCACGACTGTtgtttcttcacattctgttgataattttagttattttttgaatgttttaaactaaaattcttacATATAATTCCTTTAACTTTCCCTTTAACCTCCGAACTAGAAGTGAACTTCAGCGTCGTAGCTCCGGTTTGTGCTGAAAATCAGTTTTATGATTCAGCAGATGTGATATTTCTTTGGATTCTTGGAGTGTTTTTAAACGAGCTGATCACCGGCTGATATTCACAGAAACTGACAGTTTCCTCTGTGTGACCTGAACAAACCAGCAGCTAAATGCTTTAACTTCATCTGTACTGGTTTCAAACTGATGACTGGTCCCAGTCTGTGGATGTTAGACGGAcaataaatgaacattgaagaagctgcaaccagtgaatgttttccatttttgcttaaataaataattataaataaactatttaTGGAAATATATCAATCAATATAgttaattaatttttatttaaaaacatttgtaaagtaaaaaaggttaaaaacaatttattcaaatgttttacGATCAATAaaacttcctgtttgtcttcAGGACGGTTGGCGTCGAGGATGTTGGGGCTCAGGTGCATCGTGGGTGATCTGCGTGGAGGAGGAAGACTCCTGAGAAGTCTTCCTCACCTGCAGAAGACGTTTGTCTCCACGCCGCCTCTGACGTCAGAGGGTCAACACATCAgacttcttcatcatcatcatcatcaccgtcGTCTTCCTGTGCTGACTCAGAGGAGCTTCCTGTCTCAGGGTCAGAACTCGTCGTCGGTTCGCTCGGCGAGGATGAAGCTGCGGACTCGGGCGGCGGTGACGCTGCTGTTCGGCGGCGGGCTGCTGGCCGTGTGGTGGTTCGTGGACGCGGAgaagcagcagcggcggcggcggcagcgcGTGGAGCAGCTGCAGCGCGTCGCTCTGGGTCAGGGCAACTTCAGCCTGCTGGACCACCGGGGGCAGCGCAGGACCAAGCAGGACTTCCTGGGCAGCTGGGTGCTGCTGTACTTCGGCTTCACGCACTGCCCCGACATCTGCCCCGAAGAGCTGGACAAGCTGAGCGCCGTGGTGGCGGCGCTGGACCGCGACCCCTCGCTGCCGCCCGTGCAGCCCCTCTTCATCACCGTGGACCCGGAGCGCGACGACGTGCCGGCGCTGGCCCGCTACGTCAAAGACTTCCACCCCCGCCTGGTGGCGATGACGGGCACGCCGGAGGAGGTGAAAGATGCGGGGCGGGACTACAGAGTGTACGCCAGCCCCGGGCCCAAGGACGAGGACGGAGACTACATCGTGGATCACACCATCCTGATCTACCTGGTCAGTCCCGACGGCCTGTTTCTGGATTATTACAACAGGATGAAGAACCAGGAGCAGATCGCAGAGAGCGTCCGCAACCACATCAACACCTACGTTCAGCCGTCAGCAGCTCAAACTCAACGATGAAACGtctgaaatatatttatatgtttcctgtttcctggaaacaaacatgtttgttgtatgaaacaaaaactctggaattaaaaatgtgaatcttTGAAGTTTGAATTCTCTTTTTTCTAAAAGACACAAATGATGAAATctcacaaattaacaaaaaaacagaattaaatgtttttttgcattttcacatgttGGATGTTAAAGATAAAACGAAACAATGAAGTttattaatcagcaactatttgaTCAAATCaaagtcattttaaagcaaaaaacaaaaaaaactactttttccatctgaaatgttttaattataaactgaatatctaacTGAACTTgtcaataataacaataacaataataataataataatatgaagtTTGGCACTAATGTGACTccaggggtccgtttcacaaagcaggtttagtgaaaactcagggtctgttaaccctgaaatgagggaaactctgagttttccgtttcaaaaagggaggtaactcaaaccagagaaagagggataactctatcctgtttcacagagaggggtaacttaagctcttggtcagttaccgtagtaacagactctatgaacctaacctggtcgggaccaggtttttctcaatgaacctcgagtttctctcagtctccgccctctttcagagccaaacactccatttgatttcctcattcattcagtcagcaggcgagttttggcgtagcctagttctgctgtctgtcatttaaaaaaatcatttaaaaaaatcagagtcagtatattagaagtccattagaCACAGTAGGTGGCGACTTTTTtactaacatggcatgtccttttgataacgatcccgtggatgaaggtgcagcattactgcgcagagaattaaatattcgttgagagatggttatcagaccgcgcatagatgttctagcatttccagacaattatctttttgagagataccgtttcacgtcacagtccatcatctacatacacaacctaatccgtccttacatttgcaacattactaATCGTAATCAATtctctcacatcccagcagatattgtatgttgcgctgcgtttctttgcaaacggaagttttttgtacagtgtcggggccagccactggccttcctaaattctggcttagggccagctcctctgcctccgttagaggtggcggtgctggaccaccacccgttttacggacatctgccttctttctgttggctgagtagaagtctgtgttaatttaaataggattaattatttaacagaacatgatgtagatgagaagacatttatgtgtgtgaaaccagcattatgttggggataaaacaactgcacagtcaaacagccacttaatatttactttacaatgtaaaacatgatcaaaatgaggttcccccatgagattatgccgaggtctcacctgtttgaacaatgtttttatattttatcctaaactgctgccaagtgcgcttctccctcgcgggattggacctaaataaaataaattaataggcgaccaatcaagcagttttcctctgtaatattattgtgattgcaaaggacCACATTTAAACTTAGGCATTGACCCGAGCAGCGATGTTCTCCcacgccgtctccctctcttttgcagctgcagcggtgttgcacttctttttgaaaacatgttcaaactcgccGTATTATCGCATTAAGATTTCTAATTCTGGTGGGGcgaaaaacgcagccctcctcttcctcgttgccatggtgactcgttgaatcggggctccattgatgctggctttttatagttgtggtgcacgcgcttaactccaggtgaaactactccgagttgaataaactgactcaaatcagctgttctggaaccggaaactcagagtttcttatctcagagtagatcaactcagagttcaggattagactcagagtttgttgaacctgctttgtgaaacggaccccaggAAGCAGCTGAAAATTCGACACATcgttttattaaaattcatttaaaaacctcaaagcaaacaaaacattcaaaaatccAAAAACCTGCTGAGAAATGTTTGATTACAAGCAAATAAATCAGAGAATacccagttctctttatacatccatgttttgaagccttgagtttacattttgaccgtcgccatcttggatttttgtagccagaagtgaccatatttggacgagagcgTGGCGatgaccctaacgctagctgctagctcggttagcacagtgcatttacagtctataatAAACTGCTAATCTTCACTGccaaaaaacaggcttaaaactattaaaacaaaatgtgcttaccggaaaaactgaacatccgactccttaaAGGGTCTTTTAGTTCAACCAAACTCTGAGCAAGCgtggtacaaagtggtattatgAGACTGGATGGGCTggagctagctggttagcatgctaacttcagtagatatctctgtaacacattctgttgataatttcagttaatttttgaatgttttaaactaaaattcttacATATAATTCCTTTAACTTTCCCCTTAATCTCCAAATCAGAAGTGAACTTCAGCGTCGTCCTGTAGCTCCGGTTTACActaaaaatcagttttatgaTTCAGCAGATGTGATATTTCTTTGGATtctttgagtgtttttattacaaatatttatattttagaaaTAGTTCGGGAGACAAAACAGCATTATTGTTGTCTTTATGACATTTACAGAGATTTAAGTAGACAAATCATGATTCATCATTATTGTCTGAATGAAAGGAAACAGTTCAggttaaaagaagaagaagaagaaacagacaggaagtgttcATGTGTTGAAAGTTCAGGTTAAAGTTGGCTTCAGGGTGGAAGAAGCTGGTTTCATGTTGGCTGAAGCCGGTTTCAGTGTGAAGTTGGTTTCATGTAGTAGTTTTGAGCCTGACGGTTGCTCTGTGAGCGCTGAGCAGAGTCAGTCCCATCGAGTCCACGCTCTCCTCCAAACCTTCAACGCTGTCGATCTCCACCGTGGAGTCATTGGCCTGAGaacacaatcaatcaatcaatcaatcaatcaatcaatcaaacctTTATCTTTAACGAGAACATTCAGCTGAAGGAACGAACCTGATGCAATTtgtctaaaaacagaaaatactgtgaAAAGCTTCATATAACAGAGGCGATAATTTAACGTTTGTGTCTTTTCATCTGGTTAAAGTTGTGAACGCTGCCGTGAACGTTTCGTACGAGACGTTGAGTTTGTGATTTACCAGTTGCAGCGACGCCAGCAGGTACTTGCAGGCCTCAAAGTTGTCCAGACCGCAGACGATGGAGGCGAACGACCTGCGCTGACCGACGGCGCTCAGCGAGGAGATGATCCTGTCGCCGTAGTCGTGGATGTCGAACACGGGACGCTCctcctgacagacagacagacaggaagtgacagaagaagaagagacgtCAGGGTCACACGGACCACAGATCCGTCTGAAGACGGTTCGTTACGGTTTGGTCGTTTTACCTGCTCGGCCAGTTCAGGCCGGATCTTGTCCTCCCAGTCTTTGACCCGCCGGGACAGAGCCGTCTCCTGAGTGTAACCTCGACTGTTCACCACCAGCTGCTCCTGGAGGATCAATCATTATTAACAGCTGTTTATTGATCACGATTGGCTGTTTGtcattatatcaacattttctttttttttgttgtcatggaGCAAATCAACAGAGGACTCGTCATCACATGATCAGTTggtaaaacaagaaaagtttcCTGTAAATGAAGAATTTAAGAAGTCGTATTTATTAgagatgcacgatattggatttatTGCCGATATCTGATATGCCGATATCTCCAACTCACTGTAGCCGATACTGATATATGAACATATTtattccagctggctgaggagactattatacatgcagcatagattgtactaagtatgatcaataaagacaatatatgaaggaaaaaCTGGAGTTCagctgccaagtgggagcagcagtagagttttcattgagtttattagacagacaggattaatgtgtaggatttaatctctggtccacactccggaccagaaggtggtggtaatgcaccGAATACGCTGGTTgacaaccgccgttataaaccaaacagaagttttttttttcccccccaaacagagtggtacatcctgtcagccgaggtgtttcttatctgtgcagccgaactcAGCAGCTTCTctgcggactgtttcaccctgacggtcccggtgtttcctccgcaggctgcacttcactcagctgcttcttcccactttaacctgaataacaaaccggggctcggtgctccggttggatccacacggagagccgaggctaacgttagctgagaggctagcggagcgttagcctctcagctaacatgtggcggctgagt
This genomic window from Thunnus maccoyii chromosome 23, fThuMac1.1, whole genome shotgun sequence contains:
- the LOC121890625 gene encoding protein SCO2 homolog, mitochondrial: MLGLRCIVGDLRGGGRLLRSLPHLQKTFVSTPPLTSEGQHIRLLHHHHHHRRLPVLTQRSFLSQGQNSSSVRSARMKLRTRAAVTLLFGGGLLAVWWFVDAEKQQRRRRQRVEQLQRVALGQGNFSLLDHRGQRRTKQDFLGSWVLLYFGFTHCPDICPEELDKLSAVVAALDRDPSLPPVQPLFITVDPERDDVPALARYVKDFHPRLVAMTGTPEEVKDAGRDYRVYASPGPKDEDGDYIVDHTILIYLVSPDGLFLDYYNRMKNQEQIAESVRNHINTYVQPSAAQTQR